One Vigna unguiculata cultivar IT97K-499-35 chromosome 11, ASM411807v1, whole genome shotgun sequence DNA window includes the following coding sequences:
- the LOC114170740 gene encoding endo-1,4-beta-xylanase 5-like, with protein sequence MFKTKHMNLIFLVCAFLFTGFEVDALSYDYSASIECLRHPLKPQYNGGIIQNPELNHGLRGWNSFRNAKIEHRESSGNKYVVARSRKHAHDSVSQKISIEKDKHYTLSAWIQVSEGNVPVIAMVKTSTKDNFAGAIFAESNCWSMLKGGFTAQESGPAELYFEGNNTSVEIWIDNVSLQPFTEKEWSSHQDQSIEKNRKSKVLILAHDEEGKALRNAEISFEMKKPSFPFGSSMNKFILDNALYQNWFTSRFTVTTFENEMKWYSTESVQGKEDYTVADAMLQFAKNHNIDVRGHNIFWDDPRYQPGWVPSLSPNQLSSATENRVKSVVSRYKDKVIAWDVVNENLHFSFFESKLGQDFSGKIFEEVHNVDERTTLFLNDYNTIENNRDGVSNPARYVQKIKEIQSFQRNSGIGLGIGLESHFTDVGINFPYVRSSLDYLGATRLPIWITEFDVESQPKQVQYFELALKELHSHPMVKGIVMWTAWSPQGCYRICLVDNNFKNLAAGNVVDKFLSQWKSKKFSGVTDKNGYLELSLFHGDYEMKTSHPVKNNFTFTQLLKVSPQNESNKMKQVVKLYMK encoded by the exons AtgtttaaaacaaaacacatgaaTCTCATATTTTTGGTTTGTGCCTTCCTTTTCACAG GCTTTGAAGTCGATGCATTATCCTATGATTATTCTGCAAGTATTGAA tgTCTTAGGCATCCATTGAAACCTCAATACAACGGAGGAATAATCCAAAATCCAGAACTAAATCATGGACTTAGAGGATGGAATTCATTTAGGAATGCAAAAATAGAACACAGAGAATCATCAGGCAACAAATATGTGGTAGCACGTAGCAGAAAACATGCACATGACAGTGTCTCCCAAAAGATTTCTATTGAAAAGGACAAACATTATACATTGTCTG CTTGGATACAAGTAAGTGAAGGCAATGTCCCTGTAATTGCAATGGTGAAGACAAGCACAAAAGACAACTTTGCTGGTGCCATTTTTGCTGAGAGTAATTGTTGGTCTATGCTTAAAGGTGGTTTCACAGCTCAAGAATCAGGACCAGCAGAGCTCTATTTTGAG GGCAATAATACCTCTGTCGAAATATGGATAGACAACGTTTCCTTGCAACCATTCACCGAGAAAGAATGGAGTTCTCATCAAGATCAGAGCATTGAGAag AATCGCAAGAGTAAGGTATTGATCCTCGCACACGATGAAGAAGGAAAGGCATTACGAAATGCAGAGATATCTTTTGAAATGAAGAAGCCAAGTTTTCCGTTTGGGAGTTCCATGAACAAATTCATCCTAGACAATGCATTATACCAAAACTGGTTCACCTCCAGATTCACAGTGACAACGTTTGAAAACGAAATGAAATGGTACAGCACCGAGAGCGTGCAAGGTAAGGAAGACTACACGGTTGCTGATGCTATGTTGCAGTTTGCCAAGAACCACAACATAGATGTTCGAGGCCACAACATATTTTGGGATGATCCTAGGTACCAACCTGGTTGGGTTCCCTCACTGTCGCCGAACCAACTCTCTTCTGCCACAGAAAACAGGGTCAAATCTGTCGTGTCAAGATACAAGGACAAGGTTATTGCATGGGACGTTGTTAATGAAAATCTACACTTTTCGTTCTTCGAGAGTAAACTCGGACAAGACTTTTCAGGCAAAATCTTCGAAGAGGTTCATAATGTTGATGAACGAACCACTTTGTTTCTGAATGATTATAACACCATTGAGAACAACAGAGATGGTGTCTCAAACCCAGCAAGGTACGTGCAGAAGATTAAAGAAATTCAGAGTTTTCAGAGGAATAGTGGAATCGGTTTGGGAATTGGGTTGGAGTCCCACTTCACCGATGTGGGGATTAATTTTCCATACGTGAGATCATCTTTAGATTATCTTGGTGCCACTCGTTTGCCGATTTGGATCACAGAATTTGACGTTGAAAGTCAACCTAAACAG GTACAATACTTTGAGCTTGCTCTTAAAGAGCTACATAGCCACCCTATGGTTAAAGGTATTGTGATGTGGACAGCATGGTCACCACAAGGTTGCTACAGAATTTGTTTAGTGGACAACAATTTCAAGAATTTAGCAGCAGGGAACGTTGTGGACAAGTTTCTTTCTCAGTGGAAATCAAAGAAATTTTCTGGAGTAACAGATAAAAATGGATACCTTGAGCTTTCTCTTTTTCATGGTGATTATGAAATGAAGACAAGTCACCCTGTCAAAAACAATTTCACTTTCACACAGCTCCTAAAAGTATCTCCCCAAAATGAATCAAACAAAATGAAACAAGTTGTAAAGCTTTATATGAAGTAA